A region of Bacillus sp. SM2101 DNA encodes the following proteins:
- a CDS encoding diadenosine tetraphosphate hydrolase: protein MRKITLSNGKTVEVECLSCALTSGLIEPDGGVVIETEHFHAHQDVAYPIRGLIILASKRHIKCFDELTESESLDYINVLSRIRKAQRETLGIDYVYYFYNEDTTHHFHTWMVPRYEWMYNFGRSVESVRPVLLHARNELNDKQNVEEVLRAINILTEELNK from the coding sequence TTGAGAAAAATAACCTTATCAAACGGAAAAACAGTAGAAGTTGAGTGTCTTAGCTGTGCATTAACAAGTGGATTAATTGAGCCAGACGGTGGTGTGGTTATTGAAACAGAGCACTTTCACGCGCATCAAGATGTTGCTTATCCTATTAGAGGGTTAATAATATTAGCCTCTAAAAGACACATCAAATGTTTTGATGAATTAACCGAGTCTGAGAGTTTAGACTACATAAACGTTTTATCAAGGATAAGAAAAGCCCAAAGGGAAACTTTAGGGATTGATTACGTCTATTATTTTTACAATGAAGACACCACCCATCATTTTCATACTTGGATGGTTCCCAGATACGAATGGATGTATAATTTCGGGCGTTCAGTTGAGTCCGTTCGACCAGTGTTACTTCACGCTAGAAATGAATTGAATGACAAACAGAATGTTGAAGAAGTGTTACGAGCCATCAACATCCTCACTGAAGAATTAAATAAATAA